The proteins below are encoded in one region of Coffea arabica cultivar ET-39 chromosome 4c, Coffea Arabica ET-39 HiFi, whole genome shotgun sequence:
- the LOC113739112 gene encoding uncharacterized protein, with protein MKTGSYPPDTDSVAKSFLRRMSARFFLNGEILYKKTSYLGLLRCINEEEADYMMKEVHSGICGPHMNGHLLAKKIMRTRYFWLTMEHDCVDFVRKCVKCQMYGDVIRAPLTELYSMTTPWPCSIWGMDVIGTIDPPASNGHRFILVAIKYFTKWVESTSYKHVTKKVVSDFLKNNSICRFWVPETLITDNAKNLNNVQAHLDWHEKLPYALMAYRTTIRTSTRTTPYSLMYGMEAVLPAEVEIPSLRILMEAQIEEAEWVRERQEQLSLIDEKRLNAVCHG; from the exons ATGAAAACGGGATCCTACCCTCCTGATACTGATTCTGTTGCAAAAAGTTTCTTACGCAGAATGTCAGCAAGATTTTTCTTGAATGGAGAAATACTATACAAGAAAACATCTTATTTGGGCCTTCTGAGATGCATCAATGAAGAGGAAGCCgattatatgatgaaagaagtgcatagtgggaTTTGTGGACCACACATGAATGGACATCTACTGgctaagaaaatcatgagaacaaGATATTTTTGGCTTACCATGGAACATGACTGTGTAGATTTTGTTAGAAAGTGTGTTAAGTGTCAAATGTATGGTGATGTTATACGTGCTCCTCTTACAGAATTGTATAGTATGACTACTCCATGGCCATGTTCAATCTGGGGAATGGATGTGATCGGAACTATTGATCCCCCTGCTTCAAATGGGCATCGATTCATCTTAGTGGCGATTAAATATTTCACCAAATGGGTTGAGTCTACGTCCTATAAGCATGTGACTAAGAAAGTGGTGTcggatttcttgaaaaataatagCATCTGTCGTTTTTGGGTACCAGAGACGTTGATCACCGATAATGCCAAAAACCTCAACAATGTTCAAG CACACCTGGATTGGCATGAGAAACTGCCTTATGCACTGATGGCGTACAGAACTACAATCAGAACTTCTACAAGGACAACTCCTTACTCTcttatgtatggaatggaagcagtACTGCCTGCagaagttgaaattccttccttACGCATTCTAATGGAGGCTCAGATAGAAGAAGCTGAATGGGTCCGAGAACGTCAGGAGCAGTTGTCTCTCATTGATGAAAAAAGGTTGAATGCTGTTTGCCATGGATAA